The following are encoded in a window of Bacillus sp. SORGH_AS_0510 genomic DNA:
- a CDS encoding carbon storage regulator produces MLIVGREIGQSVIIDDVIKVTVLQIGSKLRLVIDAPESIQISKVKESTNRKYLKKGTKIIESSTQIGENIKITILQTESGLFRFAIDAPREISIYREELFNVKPKEQII; encoded by the coding sequence CATTGTAGGCAGAGAAATCGGGCAATCAGTGATCATAGATGATGTTATCAAGGTTACTGTCTTACAAATTGGTTCAAAACTGCGCCTAGTCATTGATGCACCAGAGAGTATTCAGATTTCTAAAGTGAAAGAGAGTACTAATAGAAAGTATCTTAAAAAAGGAACTAAAATAATTGAGTCTTCAACTCAAATTGGTGAAAACATAAAAATTACTATTCTCCAAACTGAATCTGGATTATTCCGTTTTGCTATCGATGCACCAAGGGAAATTAGTATATATCGGGAAGAATTGTTTAATGTTAAGCCAAAGGAACAAATTATTTGA
- a CDS encoding flagellin, translating into MRINHNIAALNTHRQLNSASNAQAKSMEKLSSGLRINKAGDDAAGLAISEKMRGQIRGLDQASRNAQDGISMIQTAEGALNETHDILQRMRELSVQASTDTNNTDDREAIGEELLQLKSEVDRISKTTTFNGKKLLNGDLSATQNGGTAVVGKALATSTSAISKIDVSGALGGDTYTLSDATGGKVTLTRGSDSVAQTITAEPTIGADGKSTLNFSELGISIEIAGASAGTAAQVAADVNSLTITTGANSSASFAIGSNGTNDEKLAVSFSKMDSTTLGSAGSEIGTLVNGAANTIVDTQAKADALTSSLDAAIKQVSKQRSTLGAAQNRLEHTINNLGTSSENLTAAESRVRDVDMAKEMMNQTKNSILSQAAQAMLAQSNQMPQGVLQLLR; encoded by the coding sequence ATGCGTATTAACCACAATATTGCTGCATTAAACACTCACCGTCAGTTGAACAGTGCTTCAAATGCACAAGCTAAATCAATGGAAAAATTATCTTCTGGTCTTCGTATTAATAAGGCTGGGGATGATGCTGCTGGTCTTGCAATCTCTGAAAAAATGCGTGGTCAAATCCGTGGATTAGATCAGGCTTCACGTAACGCTCAAGATGGAATCTCGATGATTCAAACTGCTGAAGGTGCATTAAACGAAACTCATGATATACTTCAACGTATGCGTGAATTATCTGTTCAAGCATCGACAGATACAAATAACACAGATGACCGTGAGGCAATCGGTGAGGAATTATTACAATTAAAAAGCGAAGTTGACCGCATCTCTAAAACTACAACATTTAACGGTAAAAAACTATTAAATGGAGACTTATCTGCTACTCAAAATGGTGGAACAGCAGTAGTAGGTAAAGCATTAGCGACTTCTACTTCTGCAATTTCTAAAATTGATGTTTCAGGTGCACTTGGTGGAGACACTTATACATTATCTGATGCAACTGGTGGTAAGGTAACATTAACTCGTGGTTCTGACTCTGTAGCACAAACAATTACAGCTGAGCCTACTATTGGTGCAGATGGTAAATCAACACTTAATTTTAGTGAATTAGGTATTTCAATTGAAATTGCTGGTGCTTCTGCTGGTACCGCTGCTCAAGTAGCTGCTGACGTAAATTCTTTAACAATAACAACTGGTGCCAACTCATCAGCTAGTTTTGCTATTGGGTCAAATGGAACTAACGACGAAAAACTAGCAGTTTCATTCTCAAAAATGGATTCCACTACACTAGGAAGTGCTGGTAGTGAAATTGGAACTTTAGTAAATGGTGCTGCAAATACAATCGTTGATACACAAGCAAAAGCAGATGCATTAACATCATCCCTTGATGCAGCGATTAAACAAGTATCTAAGCAACGTTCAACTCTTGGTGCAGCACAAAATCGTTTAGAACATACAATTAACAATCTTGGTACATCTTCTGAAAACTTAACAGCTGCTGAATCTCGTGTAAGAGACGTCGATATGGCGAAAGAAATGATGAACCAAACTAAGAATTCTATTCTTTCTCAAGCAGCACAAGCAATGTTGGCTCAATCAAATCAGATGCCTCAAGGAGTTTTACAACTTTTGAGATAA